From Bordetella flabilis, the proteins below share one genomic window:
- a CDS encoding phosphoketolase has protein sequence MDHATTPAQAKPLDDGEIEALDAYWRACNYLAVGMIYLRANPLLREPLAAEHIKRRLLGHWGSDPGQTFALVHLNRLIRQHDLNVIYLAGPGHGAPATLAHAYLEGRYSEIYPDRSQDADGMQRFFRLFSFPGGIGSHCTPETPGSIHEGGELGYSLSHGYGAVFDNPDLIAAVMIGDGEAETGPLATSWHSNKFLNPARDGAVLPILHLNGYKIANPTILARIPHEELTSLLEGYGHRPYFVEGDDPERMHREMAATLERCIDEIQEIQQRARTGGDLRRPRWPMIVLRSPKGWTGPRMVDGHHVANFWRAHQVPVTDPATNPESLKIVEDWMRSYRPEELFDERGAPVPGLRALAPCGDRRISANPHANGGLLCKDLDMPAFRGYAVDVPAPGQRYLSSTQVLGGLLRDVMRRNMTNFRLFGPDETASNKLTAVYEASPKTWMASMLPEDQDGGELAPDGRVMEMLSEHTLEGWFEGYVLTGRHGFFASYEAFVHVIDSMFNQHAKWLEKAKLELAWRAPIPSINILITSLVWRQDHNGFTHQDPGFLDVVCNKSPEIVRVYLPPDANCLLSVADHCLRTRDYVNVIVADKQPHLQYLDMDTAVRHCTKGIGIWEWASTDQGAEPDLVMACAGDVATMEALAAVQILKDKFPGLKIRFVNVVDLFRLLPDTEHPHGLPDRDFDTLFTIGKPVIFNFHAYPALVHKLTYRRHNHDNIHVHGYRERGNINTPFELAIVNEVDRFHLAMKAIDHVPELRLRGAHVKEWLRDQIIDHLEFAHTEGIDRDDIRDWTWTS, from the coding sequence ATGGACCACGCCACGACGCCCGCACAGGCGAAGCCGCTCGACGATGGCGAAATCGAGGCCCTGGACGCCTACTGGCGCGCCTGCAACTACCTGGCTGTGGGAATGATTTACTTGCGCGCAAATCCCCTGCTGCGTGAACCGCTTGCGGCCGAGCATATCAAGCGCCGGCTGTTGGGGCATTGGGGGTCCGACCCCGGCCAGACCTTTGCGCTGGTCCACCTGAATCGGCTGATCCGCCAGCACGATCTCAACGTGATTTACCTCGCGGGCCCGGGGCATGGCGCGCCAGCCACGCTGGCCCATGCCTACCTGGAAGGCCGCTATTCCGAAATCTATCCGGACCGCAGCCAGGACGCCGACGGGATGCAGCGCTTCTTCCGCCTGTTTTCCTTTCCTGGCGGAATAGGCTCGCACTGCACGCCCGAAACGCCGGGCTCCATCCATGAAGGCGGCGAGCTGGGCTATAGCCTTTCCCACGGTTATGGCGCAGTGTTCGACAATCCGGACTTGATCGCGGCCGTGATGATCGGCGACGGCGAAGCGGAGACCGGCCCGCTGGCCACGTCCTGGCATTCCAACAAATTCCTGAATCCGGCGCGCGACGGCGCCGTGCTTCCCATCCTGCACCTGAATGGCTACAAGATTGCGAATCCGACCATCCTGGCCCGCATACCGCACGAGGAACTGACTTCGCTGTTGGAAGGCTACGGCCACCGCCCTTATTTCGTGGAAGGCGACGACCCCGAACGGATGCATCGCGAGATGGCGGCCACGCTGGAGCGCTGCATCGATGAAATCCAGGAGATCCAGCAGCGCGCCCGCACCGGGGGCGACCTGCGGCGCCCGCGCTGGCCCATGATCGTCCTGCGTTCACCCAAGGGGTGGACCGGGCCGAGGATGGTAGACGGCCACCACGTTGCGAACTTCTGGCGCGCGCACCAGGTTCCGGTCACGGACCCGGCCACGAATCCCGAGAGCCTGAAAATCGTGGAAGACTGGATGCGCAGCTATCGGCCCGAGGAACTGTTCGACGAGCGCGGCGCGCCGGTGCCGGGGCTGCGCGCGCTGGCGCCGTGCGGCGACCGCCGCATCAGCGCCAACCCGCACGCCAACGGCGGCCTGCTGTGCAAGGACCTGGACATGCCGGCCTTCCGCGGCTACGCCGTCGATGTCCCTGCCCCGGGACAGCGCTATCTTTCATCGACGCAGGTGCTGGGCGGCCTGCTGCGCGATGTCATGCGACGCAACATGACGAACTTTCGCCTGTTCGGCCCCGACGAGACGGCGAGCAACAAACTGACGGCCGTCTACGAGGCGTCCCCGAAGACCTGGATGGCTTCCATGCTGCCGGAAGACCAGGACGGCGGGGAACTGGCGCCCGACGGCAGGGTCATGGAAATGCTTAGCGAACATACCCTGGAAGGGTGGTTCGAAGGCTATGTGCTGACCGGTCGCCATGGCTTTTTCGCCAGCTATGAGGCATTCGTCCACGTCATCGACTCGATGTTCAACCAGCATGCGAAATGGCTGGAGAAGGCCAAGCTGGAGCTGGCGTGGCGCGCGCCCATCCCCTCTATCAATATTTTGATCACCTCCCTGGTCTGGCGCCAGGACCACAACGGCTTCACGCACCAGGACCCGGGATTTCTCGACGTCGTCTGCAACAAGAGCCCGGAGATCGTCCGTGTCTACCTGCCGCCGGACGCGAACTGCCTGTTGAGCGTCGCCGACCACTGCCTGCGCACGCGCGATTATGTGAACGTCATCGTCGCGGACAAGCAGCCGCACCTGCAATACCTGGACATGGATACGGCAGTCAGGCACTGCACCAAGGGCATCGGCATCTGGGAATGGGCGTCGACCGACCAAGGCGCGGAGCCCGATCTCGTCATGGCCTGCGCCGGCGACGTGGCCACCATGGAAGCCCTGGCCGCCGTGCAGATACTGAAGGACAAATTCCCCGGACTGAAGATCCGCTTCGTGAATGTGGTGGACCTCTTCCGCCTGCTGCCGGACACCGAGCACCCGCATGGCCTGCCCGATCGCGACTTCGATACCCTGTTCACCATCGGCAAACCGGTGATCTTCAATTTCCACGCCTACCCCGCGCTGGTGCACAAGCTCACGTACCGGCGCCACAATCACGACAACATCCATGTGCATGGCTACCGGGAGCGCGGCAACATCAACACGCCTTTCGAGCTGGCCATCGTCAACGAGGTGGACCGCTTCCACCTGGCGATGAAGGCCATCGACCATGTGCCGGAACTGCGGCTGCGAGGCGCCCATGTGAAGGAATGGCTGCGCGACCAGATCATTGACCACCTGGAATTCGCGCACACCGAGGGCATCGATCGCGACGACATCCGGGACTGGACCTGGACCTCCTGA
- a CDS encoding response regulator transcription factor, whose protein sequence is MPQPPDAPVRDSADERLLLIVEDDETFARTLGRSFERRGYRVLHATGLEGVIALLPDHKPDYAVVDLKLKGEASGLACVQALHAHHADMVIVVLTGFASIATAVEAIKLGARHYLAKPSNTDDIETAFGRDRGDAEVELTDRPTSIKTLEWERIHETLAATGFNISETARRLGMHRRTLARKLEKQRVK, encoded by the coding sequence ATGCCACAGCCGCCTGACGCCCCCGTGCGGGACAGCGCAGACGAACGGCTGCTGCTTATCGTCGAGGATGACGAGACCTTCGCGCGTACGCTGGGCCGTTCTTTCGAACGCCGGGGCTATCGCGTGCTGCACGCCACCGGCCTGGAAGGCGTCATCGCGCTGTTGCCCGATCACAAGCCCGACTATGCGGTCGTGGACCTGAAGCTCAAGGGCGAGGCATCGGGCCTGGCCTGCGTGCAGGCTTTGCATGCGCACCATGCCGACATGGTCATCGTCGTATTGACCGGCTTTGCCAGCATCGCCACGGCGGTGGAGGCCATCAAGCTGGGCGCGCGCCACTACCTGGCCAAGCCCTCCAACACCGACGACATCGAGACCGCGTTCGGGCGCGACCGCGGCGACGCGGAGGTCGAACTGACGGATCGCCCCACTTCCATCAAGACCCTGGAATGGGAGCGCATCCACGAGACGCTGGCCGCCACGGGGTTCAACATATCCGAGACTGCGCGCCGATTGGGGATGCATCGCCGCACCTTGGCGCGCAAGCTGGAAAAACAACGGGTGAAATGA
- a CDS encoding ATP-binding protein, whose amino-acid sequence MRDVMRNRAAGLVLSMLFVCAPIALTMLGPDDAYFDDDGQAEALVTLAVKEWRNLDPSTAAIAVLGAMLTAWNGYLRSARRAAESANRAKSDFVATISHEIRTPLNAIAGMLELAQNRTLAPDDVQECLHIAHCSAQALLGLIGNVLDVEKIEHGKLTLAPEDTDLVELTQGAVRIFEGLAHGKGIALRLRVSENARVAVQVDRGRFKQVVSNLVSNAVKFTHAGHVEVRVDARPADEAHLAVTIEVVDTGMGIEAADQRKVFAPYTQTYGGARVPGGTGLGLCIAQRLARLMGGTLKLEGARGVGCTARFAFVAARARLPASSSEVPPHSDGAASPLRALVVDDNAATRTLLRKQLERLGHRVVQAGSGNSAWRLWRAGLYDLVVTDCSMVDGSGYALARRIRDCEAHRRRLPCTIWAYTANAQHSEVERCRQAGMDACLFKPVTLEGLRQKLAQRLPCAQPTSGACREDPGFDLGAIAALADGDATLAERFLAELLDANERDGAALEDALRAQSPRAVKAVLHAISGVARMVAATSLANACMAAQDALDSGTAVDTGTDINLDTPAGDRRAGPSARPDTGAANDPAEAPCRAVLEELAALSRSVRVWLDTAPDDSDYA is encoded by the coding sequence ATGCGCGATGTCATGCGCAACCGCGCGGCCGGGCTGGTCCTCTCCATGCTGTTCGTCTGCGCCCCCATTGCATTGACCATGCTGGGACCGGACGACGCGTACTTCGACGACGACGGGCAGGCCGAGGCCCTCGTCACGCTGGCCGTCAAGGAGTGGCGCAACCTCGATCCCTCCACGGCAGCTATCGCAGTGCTGGGCGCGATGCTGACGGCCTGGAACGGGTATCTGAGGTCCGCCCGGCGCGCCGCTGAATCGGCCAACCGCGCGAAAAGCGATTTCGTGGCGACGATCAGCCACGAAATCCGCACACCCCTGAACGCCATCGCAGGCATGCTGGAGCTGGCGCAGAACAGGACCCTGGCCCCCGACGATGTGCAGGAATGCCTGCATATCGCGCACTGTTCGGCGCAGGCCCTGCTCGGCCTCATCGGGAATGTCCTGGATGTGGAGAAGATCGAGCACGGCAAGCTGACGTTGGCTCCCGAAGACACCGATCTGGTCGAACTGACGCAGGGAGCAGTGCGCATCTTCGAAGGGTTGGCGCACGGCAAAGGCATTGCCCTGCGCCTGCGCGTAAGCGAGAACGCGCGCGTCGCCGTTCAGGTAGACCGGGGCCGCTTCAAGCAGGTCGTGTCCAATCTGGTCAGCAACGCCGTGAAGTTCACGCATGCGGGCCACGTCGAGGTGCGCGTCGACGCGCGTCCCGCGGACGAGGCGCACCTGGCTGTCACGATCGAAGTCGTCGATACGGGCATGGGGATCGAGGCGGCGGACCAGCGCAAAGTCTTCGCGCCGTATACGCAGACATACGGTGGCGCCCGCGTCCCGGGCGGCACCGGCCTGGGACTGTGCATCGCGCAACGCCTGGCCCGGCTGATGGGCGGCACCCTGAAGCTGGAAGGAGCCCGCGGTGTGGGTTGCACCGCCCGCTTCGCCTTTGTCGCCGCCCGGGCGCGCCTGCCCGCCAGCAGTAGCGAGGTCCCGCCGCACTCGGACGGCGCGGCCTCGCCGCTGCGGGCCCTCGTCGTCGATGACAACGCGGCCACCCGCACGTTGCTGCGCAAGCAATTGGAGCGACTGGGCCATCGCGTGGTTCAGGCCGGCAGCGGCAACTCGGCCTGGCGGCTATGGCGCGCGGGCCTGTACGACCTGGTGGTGACCGATTGCAGTATGGTCGATGGCAGCGGCTATGCCCTGGCCCGTCGCATCCGCGACTGCGAAGCGCACCGCCGGCGCCTCCCCTGCACGATATGGGCCTACACGGCCAATGCGCAGCATAGCGAGGTCGAGCGCTGTCGCCAGGCGGGCATGGACGCCTGCCTGTTCAAGCCCGTGACGCTGGAGGGGCTGCGCCAGAAGCTGGCGCAACGGCTGCCGTGCGCGCAGCCGACATCTGGCGCGTGTCGCGAAGATCCCGGTTTCGACCTCGGCGCCATCGCGGCGCTGGCGGACGGGGACGCGACATTGGCCGAGCGCTTCCTGGCCGAGCTGCTCGACGCGAACGAGCGCGACGGCGCGGCGCTCGAGGACGCGTTGCGGGCGCAATCCCCGCGGGCCGTCAAGGCGGTACTCCATGCGATCAGCGGCGTCGCCCGCATGGTGGCCGCGACATCGCTGGCCAACGCCTGCATGGCCGCCCAGGATGCGCTGGACAGCGGCACGGCGGTCGACACCGGAACGGACATCAACCTGGACACGCCGGCCGGCGACCGCCGGGCCGGCCCCAGTGCGCGGCCCGACACGGGCGCGGCCAACGACCCAGCCGAAGCGCCGTGCAGGGCGGTCCTCGAGGAATTGGCCGCGTTGTCGCGCTCCGTACGCGTCTGGCTCGATACGGCGCCGGATGACAGCGACTACGCCTGA
- a CDS encoding mechanosensitive ion channel family protein: MDLVLSLEHPWFVVAGSALAAVAIAMAVHRIGAMVLRRLTRHRPLLGRMVRDGYTPARWTIIAFALQLVWQGAPDTLHGIVGTRDITRLVFIGTVTWLLVRCCTAIGRGVVALHPVDGADNLTARRIHTQTQVLIRCANFAILLVGVAAMLMTFPEVRQIGASIMASAGLVGIVAGLAARPVLGNLIAGLQIAITQPIRIDDVLIVQGEWGRVQEITGAYVVVRLWDERRLIVPLQWFIENPFQNWTRSTASLIGSVFLWLDYRMPLEPLRKELERLCEDTDEWDRRVCVLQVTDTSPQAMQVRALVSASDSSKAWDLRCKVREGLVAYVQRHHADCLPRLRAELGSRPDVGGRAAHPPRELSSPTV, encoded by the coding sequence ATGGACCTTGTTCTGTCTTTGGAACATCCCTGGTTCGTGGTGGCCGGGAGCGCCCTGGCCGCCGTGGCCATCGCCATGGCGGTCCACCGTATCGGCGCAATGGTTTTGCGTCGCCTGACGCGCCATCGCCCCCTGCTCGGACGGATGGTGCGCGACGGCTATACGCCGGCCCGCTGGACCATTATCGCATTTGCCCTGCAACTGGTGTGGCAAGGCGCGCCGGACACCCTCCACGGCATTGTCGGTACGCGCGACATCACGCGGCTGGTTTTCATCGGCACGGTCACATGGCTGCTGGTACGCTGCTGCACGGCCATCGGCCGCGGCGTCGTCGCGCTGCATCCGGTCGACGGCGCCGACAACCTGACCGCTCGCCGCATTCACACGCAGACACAGGTGTTGATACGCTGCGCCAACTTCGCCATCCTGCTCGTCGGTGTGGCGGCCATGCTGATGACCTTTCCCGAAGTGCGCCAGATCGGCGCCAGCATCATGGCCTCGGCTGGACTGGTCGGTATCGTGGCGGGGCTGGCCGCACGTCCCGTGCTGGGCAACCTGATCGCCGGACTGCAGATCGCCATCACGCAGCCGATCCGTATCGACGATGTGCTGATCGTCCAGGGCGAATGGGGGCGGGTGCAGGAAATCACGGGCGCATACGTTGTCGTCCGGCTGTGGGACGAACGGCGCCTGATCGTGCCGCTGCAGTGGTTCATCGAGAATCCCTTCCAGAACTGGACACGCAGCACCGCCAGCCTTATCGGTTCGGTGTTCCTGTGGCTGGATTACCGCATGCCCCTGGAACCGCTGCGCAAGGAACTGGAGCGGTTGTGCGAGGACACCGATGAGTGGGACAGGCGCGTTTGCGTGCTACAGGTGACTGATACCAGCCCGCAGGCCATGCAGGTACGCGCACTGGTCAGTGCGAGCGATTCCAGCAAGGCCTGGGATCTGCGCTGCAAGGTCCGGGAAGGGTTGGTCGCGTATGTGCAGCGCCATCATGCGGACTGCCTGCCGCGGCTGCGTGCCGAACTGGGCAGCAGGCCCGACGTCGGCGGTCGCGCAGCCCATCCGCCGCGCGAGCTCTCGTCCCCTACGGTCTAG
- a CDS encoding AraC family transcriptional regulator, with amino-acid sequence MGLNEITDPSLSRESGDAAEAAPLCAPRRELVCLLERLTGTLEGTMSTAVPGLHLHRITCPDGPHHSLQMPIFAVIAQGSKRLLVGSEVYEYDPLHYLVSSVDLPVIGKVTVSHPSEPYLGLRLDLDIEDIDALIRDVDLPPSPHHEASRGLYVNRIGDSLLDGVLRLLRLLETPTDIPILAPMVKREILYRLLMNGQGAALRQLAMKDSHTHRIARAIRLLREQYARPLRIEDLARHAHMSPSSFHHHFKAVTAMSPLQFQKQLRLQEARRMMFMSDTDVAVVAHHVGYESASQFSREYSRLFGTAPMRDKRRWLQGETRH; translated from the coding sequence ATGGGCTTGAACGAAATTACCGATCCTTCCCTTTCCCGCGAGAGCGGGGATGCCGCGGAAGCGGCCCCGCTGTGCGCGCCGCGGCGCGAACTGGTGTGCCTGCTGGAGCGCCTCACCGGAACGCTGGAAGGCACGATGTCGACAGCCGTACCCGGCCTGCACCTGCACCGCATCACCTGTCCAGACGGACCGCACCATAGCCTGCAGATGCCGATCTTCGCCGTGATCGCTCAGGGATCCAAGCGGCTGCTGGTAGGCAGCGAGGTCTATGAATACGATCCTCTGCATTATCTGGTGTCTTCCGTGGATCTTCCCGTGATCGGCAAGGTGACGGTGAGCCATCCCTCCGAGCCCTACCTGGGCCTGCGCCTGGACCTGGATATCGAGGACATCGACGCCCTGATCCGCGACGTCGACCTGCCGCCTTCCCCGCATCATGAAGCGTCGCGGGGACTGTATGTGAACCGCATCGGCGATAGCCTGCTGGACGGCGTGCTGCGGCTGCTCCGCTTGCTGGAGACGCCCACGGATATTCCCATCCTGGCGCCCATGGTCAAGCGCGAGATCCTGTACCGGCTGTTGATGAACGGACAGGGTGCCGCGCTGCGGCAGCTTGCCATGAAGGACAGCCATACGCACCGCATCGCGCGCGCCATACGCCTATTGCGCGAGCAGTACGCGCGGCCGTTGCGCATCGAGGACCTGGCGCGCCATGCCCATATGAGTCCTTCCTCTTTCCATCATCACTTCAAGGCGGTGACGGCGATGAGTCCGCTGCAGTTCCAGAAGCAGCTACGCCTGCAGGAGGCGCGCCGCATGATGTTCATGAGCGATACGGACGTCGCCGTGGTGGCGCACCATGTCGGTTACGAAAGCGCGTCGCAGTTCAGCCGCGAGTACAGCCGCCTCTTCGGCACGGCGCCGATGCGCGACAAGCGTCGGTGGCTGCAGGGGGAAACGCGCCACTAG
- the prpF gene encoding 2-methylaconitate cis-trans isomerase PrpF, producing the protein MNSVARQIEIPALYMRGGTSKGVFFLPHHLPADPARRDAVLLRVAGSPDPYGKQIDGMGGATSSTSKVVIVGPSSRPDCDVDYWFGQVAIGQALVDWSGNCGNLTSAVGPFAVHRGLVQAPADGVATVRIWQANIQRRIIAQVPMRDGQVQELGDFELDGVTFPAAEIPITFLDPGAAGDAHGAGMFPTGRPIDRIEVPGVGTIEATLIDAGNPAVFVDAAALGLTGTENQARVNGDAPLLARLEAVRAHAAVAMGAARTAEEASSTRQHTPKLAFFGPPVDYVASSGSPVGAAQIDVVARIMSMGQLHHAMTGTGAVAIAAAAAVPGTIVSRILGGARASLCFGHASGRLRVGAEAQERAGQWAVTKVTLSRSARRLMAGTVFVPASLMEVDQA; encoded by the coding sequence ATGAACAGCGTAGCGAGACAAATCGAGATACCGGCCCTCTACATGCGAGGCGGCACGAGCAAGGGCGTCTTTTTTCTTCCGCACCATCTGCCGGCCGACCCGGCACGGCGTGACGCGGTACTGCTGCGGGTGGCGGGCAGCCCCGATCCCTATGGAAAGCAGATCGACGGCATGGGCGGCGCGACATCGAGCACCAGCAAGGTTGTCATCGTCGGCCCCAGCAGCCGTCCTGATTGCGATGTCGATTACTGGTTCGGGCAGGTGGCCATCGGCCAGGCCCTGGTCGACTGGAGCGGTAACTGCGGCAACCTGACGTCGGCGGTCGGCCCTTTCGCGGTCCACCGGGGCCTGGTGCAGGCACCCGCGGACGGCGTTGCCACGGTACGCATCTGGCAGGCCAACATCCAGCGCAGGATCATCGCGCAAGTGCCGATGCGGGATGGGCAGGTGCAGGAGCTGGGGGACTTCGAGCTCGATGGCGTGACCTTCCCTGCCGCGGAGATCCCGATCACATTCCTCGATCCCGGCGCGGCGGGCGATGCGCACGGCGCCGGCATGTTCCCGACGGGCCGACCCATCGACAGGATCGAGGTTCCCGGCGTGGGGACGATCGAGGCGACGCTGATCGATGCAGGAAATCCCGCGGTGTTCGTGGACGCCGCGGCGCTGGGGCTGACAGGCACGGAGAACCAGGCCCGTGTGAACGGCGACGCGCCGCTGCTCGCCAGATTGGAGGCCGTACGTGCGCACGCCGCGGTGGCGATGGGCGCAGCGCGCACAGCGGAGGAGGCAAGCAGCACGCGGCAGCATACGCCCAAGCTGGCCTTCTTCGGGCCGCCGGTGGACTATGTCGCGTCCAGCGGCAGTCCGGTCGGGGCCGCGCAGATCGATGTCGTCGCGCGCATCATGTCCATGGGCCAGCTGCATCACGCGATGACCGGCACGGGTGCCGTCGCGATCGCCGCGGCCGCGGCGGTGCCCGGGACCATCGTCAGCCGTATTCTCGGCGGCGCGCGCGCCAGCCTGTGTTTCGGACACGCATCCGGACGGCTGCGCGTCGGCGCCGAGGCGCAGGAACGCGCGGGGCAGTGGGCCGTCACCAAGGTGACCTTGAGCCGCAGCGCCCGCAGGCTGATGGCGGGCACGGTATTCGTGCCGGCCTCCTTGATGGAGGTGGATCAGGCGTAG
- a CDS encoding aldo/keto reductase → MRYRKFGSTGLFVSELCLGTMTFGGESGTMYGQIGNLAQKDVDTLVGAAVDAGINFIDTANVYADGRSEMLTGQALRNLNIPRENVVVASKVLGETGTRAVNSRGLSRFHIMESVKASLKRLQLDHLDLYQVHGFDPATPIEETLRALDTLVQHGHVRYVGVSNWAAWQIMKALGISERLGLARFESLQAYYTVAGRDLEREIVPLLRSEGLGLMVWSPLAGGLLSGKYGRDKQAEQGSRRTTFDFPPVNRDRAFDCVDAMRGIAEAHKASVAQIALAWLLHQPAVTTVIIGAKRIDQLQDNVGAASIQLTESELATLEEVSALPAEYPGWMLERQGGVRQRLLAHGTLA, encoded by the coding sequence ATGCGTTACAGAAAATTCGGCAGCACCGGCCTTTTCGTCTCTGAGCTATGCCTGGGGACCATGACCTTCGGCGGTGAAAGCGGCACCATGTACGGGCAAATCGGCAACCTGGCCCAGAAGGATGTCGATACGCTTGTCGGCGCCGCCGTGGATGCCGGCATCAATTTCATCGATACCGCGAACGTATACGCGGATGGCCGTTCCGAAATGCTGACAGGGCAGGCTTTGAGGAACCTGAATATCCCGCGCGAAAACGTGGTGGTGGCATCCAAGGTGCTGGGCGAAACCGGCACCCGCGCCGTCAATTCGCGCGGACTGTCCCGCTTTCACATCATGGAAAGCGTCAAGGCGTCGCTGAAGCGCCTGCAACTCGACCATCTGGATCTCTATCAAGTACATGGCTTCGATCCCGCCACACCGATCGAGGAGACCCTGCGCGCGCTGGACACTCTGGTGCAGCACGGGCACGTGCGCTATGTGGGCGTATCGAATTGGGCGGCGTGGCAGATCATGAAAGCGCTGGGCATCTCGGAACGCCTGGGACTGGCCCGCTTCGAGTCGCTGCAGGCCTACTACACGGTGGCGGGCCGCGACCTGGAACGCGAGATCGTGCCCTTGCTGCGCAGCGAAGGGTTGGGCCTGATGGTCTGGAGCCCGCTGGCCGGCGGCCTGCTGAGCGGCAAGTACGGCCGCGACAAGCAGGCCGAGCAAGGCAGCCGCCGCACCACCTTCGATTTCCCCCCAGTGAACCGGGATCGGGCCTTCGACTGCGTCGACGCCATGCGCGGGATCGCCGAGGCGCACAAGGCCTCGGTGGCACAGATCGCCTTGGCGTGGCTGCTGCATCAGCCCGCAGTGACCACAGTCATCATCGGGGCCAAGCGCATCGACCAGTTGCAGGACAACGTGGGTGCCGCTTCGATTCAACTGACTGAAAGCGAACTCGCCACGTTGGAGGAAGTCAGCGCGCTGCCCGCCGAGTATCCGGGCTGGATGCTCGAACGGCAGGGCGGAGTGCGCCAGCGCCTCCTCGCGCACGGAACGCTGGCGTGA
- a CDS encoding response regulator transcription factor, which translates to MQRVGSVVIVDDHPMIRFAVRTILEQNGWEVVAEASSGVDALTAVRQHHPDLVILDIGIPKMDGLMVISRLRGDSQDHKPGIVVLSAQNPDHLAARCLHAGATGFVYKGKELQELVCAAKAVLQGNMYFPSVALHPCGDRGAALSETALIEQLSDRELVVLQHLARGALNKTIAATLMLSEKTVSTYKSRLQEKLNAATLLELTDIARRNGLV; encoded by the coding sequence GTGCAAAGAGTAGGCAGCGTAGTGATCGTCGACGATCATCCCATGATCCGTTTCGCGGTCAGAACAATACTGGAGCAGAATGGCTGGGAAGTCGTGGCCGAAGCGTCGAGCGGCGTCGACGCATTGACTGCGGTGCGCCAGCACCATCCCGACCTGGTCATCCTGGATATCGGCATCCCGAAGATGGACGGCCTGATGGTAATCAGCCGCTTGCGGGGCGATAGCCAGGACCACAAGCCCGGCATCGTCGTCCTCAGCGCGCAGAATCCCGACCACCTCGCGGCTCGCTGCCTGCACGCGGGCGCCACCGGCTTCGTCTACAAGGGCAAGGAGCTGCAGGAACTGGTCTGCGCGGCCAAGGCGGTCCTGCAAGGCAATATGTACTTCCCCAGTGTGGCGCTGCACCCCTGCGGAGACCGCGGAGCGGCGCTCAGCGAAACCGCATTGATCGAGCAGCTATCGGATCGCGAACTGGTCGTCCTGCAGCATCTCGCTCGCGGCGCGCTGAACAAAACGATCGCGGCGACGCTTATGCTCAGCGAAAAAACGGTCAGTACCTACAAGAGCAGACTGCAGGAAAAGCTGAACGCCGCCACGCTCCTCGAACTGACGGATATCGCGCGGCGCAACGGCCTGGTGTAA